A window of Candidatus Saccharibacteria bacterium contains these coding sequences:
- the rpmH gene encoding 50S ribosomal protein L34, giving the protein MPKRTHQPKTRHRARTHGFRARMSSRTGRMVLKLRRLKGRKKLTV; this is encoded by the coding sequence ATGCCAAAACGTACTCACCAGCCAAAGACACGTCACCGTGCCCGCACCCACGGCTTCCGCGCCCGCATGTCGAGCCGCACCGGCCGCATGGTGCTAAAGCTGCGCCGCCTGAAGGGCCGCAAGAAGCTGACGGTCTAA
- a CDS encoding type II secretion system protein, with product MKMGGRSTGFTIVELLIVIVVIGILAVIALSTFSNAQRDARNAERLTSAQAWYKLLKTYTADDGAYPPGISMTGSGGHICLGEGLPADMDANVDEDCGESTNVKHPAAAMNTALKTPSPTLPSFPTTPLYNSAGTAFISGITLRTMTTVDSVANTPLLQYLLEGTNQDCKLRPLANGAYSSTTAARVTQSYSGSWGSSTVCRVILPLPSEL from the coding sequence ATGAAAATGGGTGGGCGCAGTACAGGGTTTACCATCGTCGAGCTGCTGATTGTCATCGTGGTCATCGGCATCCTGGCGGTCATTGCCCTGAGCACTTTTTCCAATGCACAGCGCGACGCCCGCAATGCCGAGCGGCTCACCAGCGCTCAGGCCTGGTATAAATTATTGAAGACCTACACTGCCGACGACGGGGCGTATCCTCCCGGCATAAGCATGACCGGATCCGGCGGGCATATCTGCCTAGGTGAAGGTCTGCCGGCCGACATGGACGCCAATGTGGATGAAGACTGTGGCGAGAGCACTAATGTCAAGCACCCCGCCGCCGCCATGAATACCGCGCTTAAGACCCCTAGCCCCACCCTGCCGTCATTCCCCACCACACCACTCTATAACTCTGCCGGCACTGCTTTCATCAGCGGCATCACCCTGCGCACGATGACAACCGTCGACAGCGTTGCCAATACGCCGCTGTTGCAGTACCTGCTGGAGGGCACCAATCAGGACTGCAAGCTCAGGCCGCTCGCGAACGGTGCCTACTCCTCGACGACTGCCGCGAGGGTGACCCAGTCCTACTCGGGCAGCTGGGGCTCCTCCACCGTCTGCCGAGTCATACTACCGCTGCCATCCGAACTATAG
- a CDS encoding glycosyltransferase family 4 protein, whose protein sequence is MKLGIDLRPLQTGHKYRGIGEVTKQVTNRVLQLAAADEARDIDILFYEYDDDDPKQLLDIPEGISYDVVKLGTMPETDTTASKKEKLRRHYALLYGKPVEGSEYSDVFLQFDYALGVPTDTKTVLVKHDLIPLIFWDKYFESAWVPFRNKAARTTLRTLFNNHKFMRQLRRSLRDAHVVMSVSHNTKRDIEKYFGVDPAKSKVALLGVDVKPAKTNDITAVDKARLPTKPYLLFVGAGDARRRVDDLVAAYNNLKAAGRDIQLVLVGENFKSPTDIPNVTVRNAVLASSYKKDLLTLGYVDDETKQWLYKNALAYVYPTRYEGFGIPILEAMLLECPIVVYKNSSVPEVGGEHALYAENWEGLVRQVEALLDEAPETRRQRVQAARRHAEQFTWDKTAAAIYEELVGA, encoded by the coding sequence ATGAAGCTGGGGATCGATCTACGACCATTACAGACGGGGCATAAGTATCGCGGCATCGGTGAGGTGACCAAGCAGGTGACGAACCGCGTCCTGCAGCTTGCTGCCGCTGACGAGGCGCGTGATATCGACATCCTGTTTTACGAATACGACGACGATGACCCCAAGCAGCTGTTGGATATCCCCGAAGGTATCAGTTATGACGTAGTGAAGCTTGGTACCATGCCAGAAACCGACACGACCGCCAGCAAGAAGGAAAAACTACGCCGTCACTATGCGCTGCTGTATGGCAAGCCGGTGGAGGGTTCGGAGTACAGCGATGTTTTTCTGCAGTTCGATTACGCCCTCGGCGTCCCAACCGATACCAAGACGGTGCTGGTCAAACACGACCTGATTCCGCTGATCTTCTGGGATAAGTACTTTGAATCGGCCTGGGTGCCCTTCCGCAACAAGGCGGCGCGTACCACGCTGCGTACCCTGTTCAATAACCACAAGTTCATGCGGCAGCTGCGGCGGTCGCTGCGGGATGCGCATGTCGTCATGTCGGTGTCGCACAACACCAAGCGCGATATTGAGAAGTATTTCGGCGTGGACCCTGCCAAGTCGAAAGTAGCTCTGCTGGGCGTAGATGTGAAGCCGGCCAAGACCAACGACATCACTGCCGTCGACAAAGCGCGCCTGCCCACCAAGCCCTATCTGCTGTTCGTGGGGGCGGGAGACGCCCGCCGCCGCGTCGACGACCTGGTAGCTGCCTATAACAATCTCAAAGCCGCCGGCCGTGATATCCAGCTGGTGCTGGTAGGTGAGAATTTCAAATCGCCCACCGATATCCCGAACGTGACGGTGCGCAACGCCGTGCTGGCCTCATCATACAAGAAAGACCTGCTGACGCTGGGCTACGTCGATGACGAGACCAAGCAATGGCTGTACAAGAACGCCTTGGCCTACGTCTACCCTACGCGGTATGAGGGCTTTGGCATTCCCATTCTGGAGGCCATGCTGCTGGAGTGTCCGATTGTCGTGTACAAGAACTCATCGGTGCCGGAAGTGGGCGGCGAGCATGCTCTGTACGCCGAGAACTGGGAAGGACTGGTACGCCAGGTAGAAGCTTTGCTTGATGAGGCTCCCGAAACACGCCGCCAGCGCGTCCAGGCGGCCCGTAGGCACGCCGAACAGTTTACCTGGGATAAGACGGCGGCGGCTATTTATGAAGAGCTGGTAGGGGCTTAG
- the dnaA gene encoding chromosomal replication initiator protein DnaA: MNEASVWQSVLGEIELSVTRASYITWFKNSELIEINGDKAVVGVSNIFAREQMQAKFNRQILDILQKVRPEVTGIEYVISSAVPKRQPQPAGAATTQATTSTSQRDTNVRETSGPSRVAPQITRPESRPRPTSSNGGLNERYTFETFIVGGSNELAFAASQAAAKNPGTKCNPLFIYGGVGLGKTHLIQAVGNEIRRNDPDARILYTSCETFVNEFLDSIRFKKQGFAERYRNVDVLIIDDIQFIAGKQATQEGFFHTFNALHQANKQIIISSDQPPKSIPTLEERLRSRFEWGMAIDMQLPDFETRCAILQTKASQHDITLDRETVEYIAGNVQTNIRELEGALNKLLTYCEMSGTTPDAQTAAGLISDVRASRPRHLTAKQIVEKTAKHFQLEPAEIMSPKRDKHIVGPRQIAMYLLRSELHLSFPRIASELGRKDHTTAIHSVEKIEKSIKLDQVTRQQVANIREVLYG; this comes from the coding sequence ATGAATGAAGCGTCTGTGTGGCAAAGTGTCCTGGGAGAGATAGAACTCTCCGTCACTCGCGCCAGCTACATCACCTGGTTCAAGAACTCAGAGCTTATTGAGATCAATGGCGACAAAGCCGTCGTCGGCGTCTCGAACATCTTTGCCCGCGAGCAGATGCAGGCCAAGTTCAACCGGCAGATTCTCGACATCCTCCAAAAAGTCCGCCCCGAAGTAACCGGCATCGAATACGTCATCTCTTCGGCTGTACCCAAGCGGCAGCCACAGCCGGCCGGTGCAGCCACCACCCAGGCAACAACCAGTACCTCCCAGCGCGACACGAACGTCCGCGAAACATCCGGCCCGTCACGGGTCGCGCCGCAGATTACACGGCCGGAATCCCGCCCCCGCCCCACCAGCAGCAATGGCGGCCTGAATGAACGCTACACCTTTGAGACCTTCATCGTCGGTGGCAGCAACGAGCTGGCTTTTGCCGCCAGCCAGGCGGCCGCTAAGAATCCTGGTACAAAATGTAATCCTCTCTTTATTTATGGCGGGGTCGGCCTGGGCAAGACGCACCTCATCCAGGCGGTCGGCAACGAAATCCGCCGCAACGACCCCGATGCCCGTATTCTATACACCAGTTGTGAAACTTTTGTTAACGAATTCCTCGATTCCATCCGGTTTAAGAAACAGGGCTTCGCCGAGCGCTACCGTAACGTCGACGTCCTGATTATCGACGACATCCAGTTCATCGCCGGCAAGCAGGCCACCCAGGAAGGCTTCTTCCACACCTTCAACGCCCTGCACCAGGCCAATAAGCAGATCATCATCAGTTCCGACCAGCCGCCCAAGAGCATCCCCACCCTCGAAGAACGCCTCCGCAGCCGTTTTGAATGGGGCATGGCCATTGATATGCAGCTGCCCGATTTCGAAACCCGTTGCGCCATCCTGCAGACCAAAGCCTCCCAGCACGACATCACCCTCGACCGCGAGACCGTCGAATACATCGCCGGTAACGTCCAGACCAACATCCGCGAGCTGGAGGGCGCCCTCAACAAACTGCTGACCTACTGCGAGATGAGCGGCACTACCCCGGATGCGCAGACGGCGGCCGGACTTATTTCTGATGTCCGGGCCAGCCGCCCCCGCCATCTCACGGCCAAACAGATAGTCGAGAAGACGGCCAAGCACTTCCAGCTGGAGCCGGCCGAGATCATGAGCCCCAAACGCGACAAACATATCGTCGGACCGCGGCAGATTGCCATGTACCTCCTGCGCAGTGAGCTTCACTTAAGCTTCCCGCGCATTGCCAGCGAACTTGGCCGCAAGGACCATACCACGGCCATCCATTCGGTCGAAAAGATCGAAAAAAGCATCAAGCTGGATCAAGTTACCCGCCAGCAAGTTGCAAATATCCGCGAAGTACTCTATGGATAG
- a CDS encoding ABC transporter permease, translated as MQNVKQRYRYSAILLRELVITDFKLRYHGSVLGYIWSLLRPLALFAILYVVFVWFLRVGEGVPHYPIYLLLGIVLWNYFAEVTNNGVSAILGRGDLIRKINFPKYVIVLSGSLSALINLGINLVVVALFMVVFGTELQPAALIFVPLLIIQLFVLALGVAFLLSALYVKFRDIGYIWEVFMQGAFYATPILYPVTYVMEKAYWAAQLQMLNPMAQIVQDIRYYMVTTDAITIHTLFDNPLLTWLPVVLSGLIFWLGATYFKRQSRYFAEKV; from the coding sequence ATGCAAAATGTGAAACAGCGGTACCGCTACTCAGCGATTTTGCTGAGAGAGCTGGTAATTACCGATTTCAAACTGCGGTATCATGGGTCGGTGTTGGGGTATATCTGGTCGCTGCTGCGGCCGTTAGCCCTGTTTGCCATCCTGTATGTGGTCTTTGTCTGGTTCCTGCGGGTCGGCGAAGGGGTGCCGCACTACCCTATCTACCTGTTGCTGGGTATCGTGCTCTGGAACTACTTCGCCGAGGTGACGAATAACGGGGTCAGTGCCATCCTGGGCCGCGGCGATCTGATCCGCAAGATCAATTTCCCCAAGTATGTCATCGTGCTCTCGGGGTCGCTGTCGGCGCTGATCAACCTGGGTATCAACCTGGTGGTGGTGGCCCTGTTCATGGTGGTGTTCGGTACCGAGCTGCAGCCGGCGGCATTGATTTTTGTGCCGCTGCTCATCATCCAGCTGTTTGTGCTGGCCCTTGGTGTGGCCTTTCTGCTCAGCGCGCTCTATGTGAAGTTCCGCGACATCGGCTATATCTGGGAAGTCTTTATGCAGGGCGCCTTTTATGCCACGCCGATTCTCTACCCGGTGACGTATGTCATGGAAAAGGCGTATTGGGCAGCACAGCTACAGATGCTGAACCCGATGGCGCAGATCGTCCAGGATATCCGCTACTACATGGTAACGACCGATGCGATCACTATCCATACATTGTTTGATAACCCGCTGTTGACGTGGTTGCCGGTGGTGCTGTCCGGGCTGATCTTCTGGCTGGGCGCCACGTATTTCAAGCGGCAATCCCGATACTTTGCGGAGAAGGTGTAA
- a CDS encoding glycosyltransferase family 4 protein — MAHIAIDARIINSSTGRYVERLLTYLEQLESPHDFTVLVPTADRDYWQPSRSNFKVKTVDFANYSFAEQIGFKRYLDALAPDLVHFCMPQQPAFYNGATVTTVHDLSQLRLTEVDDMSVPVLRFKQAVLKWLLRRVAGRTVQVITPSEYTKRDFITLTRISPERVSVTYEAADLLSTRPRTVTRLEHVPFILYVGRAEPYKNNRNLIQAHQLLLSKFPDLQLVIVGKKDTFRERDMQWVTEQGYKNVVFYGFADNAELAWLYAKCRAYVFPSFMEGFGLPGLEAMRHGAPVVSSDATCLPEIYGDAALYFDAHSHGDMAGKIEQVLSDDKIATKLRNRGDLCYKQYSWERMAQQTLDIYEDALARTATADTVDA; from the coding sequence ATGGCCCATATCGCAATCGATGCCCGCATCATCAACTCCAGCACCGGCCGCTACGTCGAGCGCCTGCTGACCTATCTGGAGCAACTTGAGTCCCCTCACGACTTCACTGTCCTGGTACCGACCGCCGACCGCGACTACTGGCAGCCCAGCCGCTCCAACTTCAAGGTGAAGACCGTCGATTTTGCCAACTACAGCTTTGCCGAGCAGATCGGCTTTAAGCGGTATCTCGATGCATTGGCACCCGACCTCGTTCATTTCTGCATGCCCCAGCAACCTGCCTTTTATAACGGCGCTACCGTCACTACCGTCCACGACCTCAGCCAGCTGCGCCTGACGGAAGTCGATGATATGTCGGTGCCGGTACTGCGTTTTAAGCAGGCGGTACTGAAATGGCTCCTCAGACGCGTCGCCGGCCGCACCGTCCAGGTCATCACGCCGAGCGAGTATACCAAGCGCGACTTCATCACACTGACCCGAATAAGCCCGGAGCGGGTGAGCGTGACCTACGAGGCAGCCGACCTGCTCAGCACCCGTCCCCGCACCGTCACCCGGCTGGAGCATGTGCCATTCATCCTGTACGTCGGCCGGGCCGAGCCATACAAGAACAACCGCAACCTGATCCAGGCCCATCAGTTACTGCTCTCCAAGTTCCCCGATCTTCAGCTGGTCATCGTCGGCAAGAAAGACACCTTCCGTGAGCGCGATATGCAGTGGGTAACAGAGCAGGGGTATAAGAATGTTGTCTTTTATGGCTTTGCCGATAATGCCGAGCTTGCCTGGCTGTACGCCAAATGCCGGGCCTACGTCTTTCCGTCATTCATGGAAGGCTTCGGATTGCCTGGCCTGGAGGCTATGCGGCATGGCGCGCCGGTCGTCAGCAGCGACGCCACCTGTCTGCCGGAAATCTACGGCGACGCCGCCCTGTACTTCGATGCCCACAGCCACGGCGACATGGCGGGGAAGATTGAACAGGTACTCTCCGATGACAAAATTGCCACAAAACTCCGTAACAGGGGCGACCTCTGTTACAAGCAATACTCATGGGAACGCATGGCCCAGCAGACCCTGGATATCTATGAGGATGCCCTGGCACGCACCGCCACAGCTGATACAGTTGACGCCTAA
- a CDS encoding KH domain-containing protein, with amino-acid sequence MDREASIAFAEKYLSDILAFFGLNVAVSVTCEEDVIELSVPSTHLNGFLIGQHGATLKSLQMIIGAALRSKDAELQRVTVDIANYRRHHAEKLEEQAREWCRQVVESGEAMHLAPMNPADRRVVHQVIGEYPSLSSESEGEGRTRHVVILPHAK; translated from the coding sequence ATGGACAGGGAAGCATCAATCGCATTCGCAGAAAAATACCTAAGTGACATCCTGGCCTTCTTTGGGCTGAATGTCGCCGTCAGCGTGACGTGCGAGGAAGATGTGATTGAGCTGTCGGTGCCGTCGACGCATCTGAACGGCTTCCTGATCGGACAGCACGGCGCCACGCTGAAATCACTCCAGATGATTATCGGGGCAGCCCTGCGCAGCAAGGACGCCGAGCTGCAGCGGGTGACTGTCGATATCGCCAATTACCGCCGGCATCACGCCGAAAAGCTGGAAGAGCAGGCGAGGGAATGGTGCCGCCAAGTAGTGGAGAGCGGGGAAGCGATGCACCTGGCACCGATGAACCCGGCCGACCGGCGGGTGGTGCACCAAGTGATAGGGGAGTACCCTTCCCTATCCTCCGAATCAGAAGGGGAGGGTAGGACCCGGCATGTGGTAATCCTGCCACACGCAAAGTAG
- a CDS encoding glycosyltransferase family 4 protein produces MAKLPHIMVDAFPLVDDHFSGVGHYTLGIVSGLDELAGEGKLTYSLIAPRHWTDRLNKYGLEHYKRIIANPVPNRIIRGFMKFQWDVPLDFILGQGNYYFPSFLAWPTWKADSTVVVHDVTYLAVPECVDKGNRDYLAEVVPFSLKNAKNIIAVSQFSKDEIVKYYKLDPKLISVAHPSIDRKHFYRRSAEEIHSVKARYDIFSEKYMFAVGNIEPRKNYKRLVEAYVKLPRHITNEYPLVIVGAGGWNNDDIKTAIQKAKEDGYKIINPKQFVLDADIPALYSGASFFVSAPVYEGFGMPPLEAYACGTPVITSNVASLPEAAGDAAVYVDPYDVDDIRQKIEHMVKVVEKDPHHFDAAMEKHLQSLNWRTSAEITAAALTGKPLEYFRKETTV; encoded by the coding sequence ATGGCAAAACTTCCCCACATCATGGTTGACGCCTTCCCGCTCGTCGACGACCACTTCAGCGGCGTCGGCCACTATACGCTGGGCATCGTCTCCGGTCTGGATGAACTGGCAGGAGAGGGCAAGTTGACGTATTCATTGATCGCACCCCGGCACTGGACCGACCGGCTCAACAAATATGGCCTCGAGCATTACAAGCGCATCATTGCCAACCCGGTTCCCAACCGTATCATCCGCGGTTTTATGAAATTCCAGTGGGATGTGCCGCTTGATTTCATCCTGGGACAAGGGAACTACTACTTCCCTTCATTCCTGGCCTGGCCGACCTGGAAGGCCGACTCGACGGTGGTGGTCCACGACGTGACGTACCTGGCGGTGCCGGAGTGCGTCGACAAAGGGAACCGGGACTATCTGGCCGAGGTGGTGCCGTTCTCGCTCAAGAATGCTAAAAACATCATCGCCGTCTCGCAGTTCAGTAAGGACGAGATAGTGAAGTATTACAAGCTGGATCCGAAGCTGATATCGGTGGCGCACCCGTCAATCGACCGCAAGCATTTTTACCGGCGCAGCGCCGAAGAGATCCACTCGGTCAAAGCCAGGTACGATATCTTCAGTGAGAAGTATATGTTCGCCGTCGGCAACATTGAGCCGCGTAAGAACTACAAGCGGCTGGTTGAAGCGTACGTGAAGCTGCCGCGGCACATCACAAATGAGTACCCGCTGGTCATCGTCGGGGCGGGCGGCTGGAATAACGACGACATCAAGACGGCCATCCAGAAGGCGAAAGAGGACGGCTACAAGATTATCAATCCCAAGCAGTTCGTGCTGGACGCCGATATTCCGGCGCTCTATAGCGGGGCCAGCTTCTTTGTGTCGGCACCGGTCTACGAAGGCTTTGGCATGCCGCCGCTGGAGGCGTACGCCTGCGGCACGCCGGTCATCACCAGCAATGTCGCTTCCCTGCCCGAGGCGGCTGGTGATGCCGCCGTCTACGTGGATCCATACGACGTTGATGATATCCGCCAGAAGATCGAGCATATGGTAAAGGTGGTAGAGAAGGATCCGCACCATTTTGACGCGGCTATGGAGAAACATCTGCAATCATTGAACTGGCGGACCAGCGCCGAGATAACCGCCGCCGCCCTGACCGGCAAGCCGCTGGAGTACTTCAGGAAGGAGACAACGGTTTAA
- the rnpA gene encoding ribonuclease P protein component, translating into MLSQPYRFHGHSSLSYVFRKGHTVRGHHLMIRTVRNDRRQLPRIAVIISKKVAKRAHDRNRIRRRLYEALRLELPHITGAYDIAVMVTSREIESEPFMRIEKEVQRLLKVARVVAPPPQE; encoded by the coding sequence ATGCTTTCCCAGCCTTACCGTTTCCATGGCCACAGCAGCCTGTCATATGTCTTCCGCAAAGGCCACACTGTCCGTGGCCATCATCTGATGATCCGCACGGTCCGCAATGACCGCCGGCAGCTGCCGCGTATCGCCGTCATCATCAGCAAGAAGGTGGCCAAGCGGGCGCATGACCGTAACCGTATCCGCCGCCGGCTGTATGAGGCGCTGCGCCTGGAGCTGCCGCACATCACCGGTGCGTATGACATCGCCGTCATGGTCACCAGCCGGGAGATAGAGAGTGAGCCTTTTATGCGCATCGAAAAGGAAGTGCAGCGCCTGCTGAAGGTGGCGCGGGTAGTGGCTCCGCCTCCACAGGAGTAG
- a CDS encoding YidC/Oxa1 family membrane protein insertase, whose translation MSIFEILFTQPIFNILLFLYGIVPGHDLGIAVIIFTILVRLALWPLVKKQLHQSKLMRELQPQLAAIKKKAKGNRQLEGQLMLELYKEKGVNPFSSFGLLLIQLPFFIALYSSINILANHKDDIDKYIYPALQAIPHLKEVAANPDKFNEIAFGFLDLTQSVVNAKTALIAGVLLLIAIVTAILQYFQSKQLMPAPAEKKRLRDMFRDQSNGKDVDQSEMMAAVGQKTILFLPVIIFITSIYIAGALSLYLLTTTLVGFIQQRRVLNRDTEEMETQADRADVKVTIKPAEVDGTEKAAKKDKTSKSARARKAKAAKIVGKKR comes from the coding sequence ATGAGTATTTTTGAGATTCTTTTCACCCAGCCGATTTTCAATATCCTGCTGTTCCTGTACGGCATCGTTCCGGGCCACGACCTGGGTATCGCTGTCATCATCTTCACCATCCTGGTGCGCCTGGCGCTCTGGCCGCTGGTAAAGAAGCAGCTGCACCAAAGCAAGCTGATGCGCGAGCTGCAGCCGCAGCTGGCCGCCATCAAGAAGAAGGCCAAGGGCAACCGGCAGCTTGAAGGCCAGCTGATGCTGGAGCTTTATAAGGAGAAGGGTGTCAACCCGTTCAGCAGTTTCGGACTCTTGCTTATTCAGCTGCCGTTCTTCATTGCGCTCTATAGCTCCATCAATATCCTGGCCAATCATAAGGATGACATCGACAAGTACATCTACCCCGCGCTGCAGGCCATCCCACACCTGAAAGAAGTAGCGGCGAATCCTGATAAGTTCAATGAGATTGCCTTCGGCTTCCTCGACCTGACCCAATCGGTCGTCAATGCCAAGACGGCACTGATTGCCGGCGTCCTGCTGCTTATCGCCATCGTCACGGCTATCCTGCAGTACTTCCAGTCCAAGCAGCTGATGCCGGCGCCAGCCGAGAAGAAACGCCTGCGCGATATGTTCCGTGACCAGTCAAACGGTAAGGATGTCGACCAGTCCGAGATGATGGCGGCCGTCGGCCAGAAGACCATCCTGTTCCTGCCGGTCATCATCTTCATCACCTCGATCTACATCGCCGGTGCCCTGAGCCTGTACCTGCTGACTACCACGCTGGTCGGCTTCATCCAGCAGCGCCGTGTCCTGAACCGCGATACCGAGGAAATGGAAACCCAGGCCGACAGGGCTGATGTAAAAGTAACCATCAAGCCAGCAGAGGTGGATGGCACCGAAAAAGCTGCCAAAAAAGATAAAACCAGCAAATCGGCCCGGGCCAGGAAGGCCAAAGCTGCTAAAATTGTCGGCAAGAAGCGTTAG
- a CDS encoding ABC transporter ATP-binding protein has product MGKQTVLSVEHVSKQFILPHEQSSDSLKRAITGLFQSRNTGYEVQHALKDVSFEVKKGEFFGILGRNGSGKSTMLKMLAGIYQPTEGTIAFEGKLVPFIELGVGFNPELTGRENVFLNGALLGFSKEEVEDRYDDIVRFAELEDFMDQKLKNYSSGMQVRLAFSVATHAEADILLIDEVLAVGDADFQRKCYNFFKSLKKSKKTVIFVTHDMGAVREYCDRAILIQEGVITHDASADKVADEYLKMFNQREEEPEESEDGEEEVTNRYGTGQVKFDSITATTTDDDVKITIELHNNKRESDIVVGLRIKDAEGRLVTGGNTLMYMKPEQGRLDLAPGERKTLRYTIDKSLFGAGTFSIGSSIKLRDKVTVCDDWEGAASFSVVAQESYYPIIAPAKLEVE; this is encoded by the coding sequence ATGGGCAAGCAGACGGTACTTTCAGTCGAACATGTCAGCAAGCAGTTTATACTGCCGCATGAGCAAAGCAGCGATTCCTTAAAGCGGGCCATCACCGGCCTGTTTCAATCGCGCAACACCGGGTACGAGGTACAACACGCGCTCAAAGACGTTTCGTTCGAAGTGAAGAAGGGTGAGTTCTTCGGTATCCTGGGCCGCAACGGCAGCGGTAAGAGCACCATGCTGAAGATGCTGGCGGGCATTTACCAGCCGACAGAAGGAACGATTGCATTTGAAGGGAAACTGGTGCCGTTCATCGAGCTTGGTGTCGGGTTCAACCCGGAGCTGACCGGCCGCGAGAATGTCTTCCTCAACGGTGCCCTGCTTGGTTTTTCCAAGGAAGAGGTCGAAGACCGCTACGACGATATCGTCCGCTTTGCCGAGCTGGAGGATTTCATGGACCAGAAGCTCAAGAACTACTCGAGCGGCATGCAGGTGCGGCTGGCCTTCTCTGTCGCGACGCACGCCGAGGCGGACATCCTGCTGATCGACGAGGTGCTGGCCGTGGGCGACGCTGATTTCCAGCGCAAGTGCTACAACTTTTTCAAATCGCTCAAGAAGAGCAAGAAGACGGTCATTTTTGTGACGCACGACATGGGCGCCGTCCGCGAATACTGCGACCGGGCCATCCTGATCCAGGAAGGTGTCATCACGCATGACGCCTCGGCCGACAAGGTCGCCGACGAATACCTGAAGATGTTCAACCAGCGCGAGGAAGAGCCGGAAGAGTCTGAAGACGGCGAAGAAGAGGTGACGAACCGCTATGGGACCGGCCAGGTAAAGTTTGACAGCATCACCGCCACGACGACCGACGACGACGTGAAGATCACGATTGAGCTCCACAACAACAAGCGTGAAAGCGATATCGTCGTCGGCCTGCGCATCAAGGATGCTGAGGGGCGGCTGGTGACCGGTGGCAATACGCTGATGTATATGAAGCCGGAGCAGGGCCGGCTCGACCTGGCGCCGGGCGAGCGCAAGACGCTGCGCTATACGATTGATAAGTCGCTGTTCGGGGCGGGTACGTTCTCGATCGGCTCCAGTATCAAGCTGCGCGACAAGGTGACGGTCTGTGACGACTGGGAAGGCGCCGCCAGCTTCTCGGTGGTGGCCCAGGAATCGTATTACCCGATCATCGCACCAGCCAAGCTGGAGGTCGAATAA